Proteins from a genomic interval of Prevotella sp. E13-27:
- a CDS encoding lipopolysaccharide biosynthesis protein: MEDTSLRHRTKKGLYWSFFNQFANYAMQFVVGIVMARLLTPSDYGITAIPVIFMSIANVFIESGFSSALVRKEELTEKDLTTSFLYSFGVGILCYLCLFICAPWIADFYDTPILKKLIRITALTFLWAPLITPQNVILQRKLDFKTPARISIVNKIVSAILGISAAYMGYGLWALVIANLSSSILGLIQTWLAVKWFPRERWSRDSFKYLWGYGNKVVASQLIDALFSNIAPFFIGKFGGRTVDLGNYNRAKGYAALPSSNVVGVLSAVTFPVLSKMQDDDVKLGINYRKMIRVSAFLLFPVMLLLAALARPLVLIMLTSKWEACVILLQLLCFTFMWQPIQLLNINLLYVKGRTDLVLKLKMIIKPIGVLVTIPTLIIGGIIWFCVAEILMQIIALTINTYYTGKLIKVGFFTQMKDILPFFVLSLLMLVIIIVVNNFIVSLYLQVLFGGLFGVLFYCGISYFFRFEEFDEMKYLLNFKK, translated from the coding sequence ATGGAAGATACTTCTTTAAGACATAGAACAAAGAAGGGGTTATACTGGTCATTTTTTAATCAGTTCGCCAACTATGCCATGCAGTTTGTTGTTGGCATTGTTATGGCACGATTATTGACTCCGTCTGATTATGGAATAACTGCTATCCCTGTTATTTTTATGTCTATTGCTAATGTTTTTATTGAAAGTGGATTTAGCTCAGCTTTAGTGCGCAAGGAGGAATTGACGGAGAAAGATCTTACAACCTCTTTTTTATATAGCTTTGGCGTTGGAATTCTCTGTTATTTATGTTTGTTCATCTGTGCCCCTTGGATTGCAGATTTTTATGACACGCCTATACTTAAGAAGTTAATTCGAATAACTGCACTAACCTTCTTATGGGCACCGCTAATTACTCCTCAGAATGTTATTTTACAGCGGAAACTTGATTTTAAAACACCTGCTCGAATTTCTATAGTCAATAAGATTGTATCAGCAATTTTAGGTATTTCAGCAGCATATATGGGTTATGGTCTATGGGCGTTAGTTATAGCAAACCTGTCTTCAAGTATCCTCGGACTCATACAAACATGGTTGGCAGTGAAATGGTTTCCTCGTGAAAGATGGTCCAGAGATTCTTTTAAATACCTTTGGGGGTATGGAAATAAGGTTGTGGCATCCCAACTCATAGATGCGCTTTTTTCCAATATAGCTCCTTTTTTTATTGGAAAATTCGGAGGAAGGACGGTTGATTTAGGTAATTATAATCGAGCAAAAGGTTATGCAGCGTTACCATCTTCTAATGTGGTAGGAGTATTAAGTGCCGTTACATTTCCTGTATTGAGTAAGATGCAAGATGATGATGTGAAATTGGGAATTAATTATAGAAAAATGATTAGAGTGTCAGCATTTCTACTATTCCCTGTCATGCTTCTTTTAGCAGCATTGGCTAGACCACTTGTATTGATTATGCTCACTTCTAAATGGGAGGCATGTGTCATACTCCTTCAATTATTATGCTTTACTTTTATGTGGCAGCCAATCCAATTATTAAATATTAATCTGTTATATGTTAAAGGACGAACAGATTTGGTGTTGAAACTTAAAATGATTATCAAACCTATTGGTGTGTTGGTTACAATTCCGACTTTAATAATTGGAGGGATTATTTGGTTTTGTGTTGCAGAAATTTTGATGCAAATTATAGCACTTACAATAAATACATACTATACGGGAAAGTTGATTAAAGTTGGATTTTTCACTCAGATGAAAGACATCCTCCCTTTTTTCGTCTTGTCTCTGTTGATGTTAGTTATTATAATTGTTGTTAACAATTTTATAGTCAGCCTTTATCTACAGGTCCTTTTTGGCGGATTGTTTGGCGTGTTGTTTTATTGTGGGATAAGTTATTTCTTTAGATTCGAAGAGTTTGATGAGATGAAATATTTACTTAATTTTAAAAAATGA
- a CDS encoding NAD-dependent epimerase/dehydratase family protein, translating into MEETKSLTILIVGGTGVISTAVAAEAHRQGIAVTMINRGKRNLPSWAELIKCDKNDYSTIALHLKGRRFTSVMDFLCYTDEQTTDSFNFYSQYTDQYFFVSSCAVFDKTKPGIKTEDSPKPLKIWSYSVNKYKSEEHLKSIAKDSNCHYTIVRPCVTYGDTRIPYGIMPDYGYHWTLCARILANKPIIRWNGGTTRTNMMRVEDYAVGMVGLIGNPRAYDEDFNICGDEMPSFNEVIEAIEITLKCKAKIIDVTSDFYAKEMPNKSEEILGGRSIDSINSNEKLKSLVPAFKQNISLKDGVKMTINAYQTQDYQHGIDLRFDADTDRIIKKWCKINNIGSKQYNLGFVDYLGNATFHDRMQYWLEFYKESLIVKLIRLVKRILNR; encoded by the coding sequence ATGGAAGAAACAAAATCTCTTACTATACTTATTGTCGGAGGTACAGGAGTTATTAGTACTGCTGTTGCTGCAGAAGCTCATCGTCAAGGTATCGCTGTGACGATGATAAATCGTGGAAAACGTAATCTTCCTTCATGGGCAGAATTGATTAAATGTGATAAAAATGATTATTCTACGATAGCTTTGCATTTAAAAGGAAGACGCTTTACGTCAGTAATGGATTTCCTTTGCTATACTGATGAACAAACTACCGATAGTTTTAATTTCTACTCTCAATATACAGATCAGTATTTCTTTGTGTCTTCTTGTGCCGTTTTTGATAAGACAAAACCTGGTATTAAGACAGAAGATTCGCCAAAACCGCTTAAAATATGGAGTTACAGTGTCAACAAATACAAGAGTGAGGAACACTTGAAATCAATAGCAAAAGATAGCAATTGTCATTATACTATTGTGCGCCCATGTGTCACATACGGAGATACTCGTATTCCTTATGGAATAATGCCAGATTACGGCTATCATTGGACATTATGTGCACGTATCTTGGCTAATAAACCTATTATTCGCTGGAATGGTGGAACTACACGTACAAATATGATGCGTGTTGAAGATTATGCAGTAGGAATGGTGGGGCTTATAGGTAATCCCAGAGCCTATGATGAAGATTTTAATATCTGTGGTGATGAAATGCCTTCATTCAATGAAGTAATCGAAGCTATCGAGATAACTTTGAAATGTAAAGCCAAAATAATTGATGTAACTTCGGATTTTTATGCTAAGGAAATGCCAAATAAGAGTGAAGAAATTCTTGGAGGCAGATCAATTGATTCCATCAATAGCAATGAAAAATTAAAGTCTCTGGTGCCTGCTTTCAAGCAAAATATCTCGCTAAAGGATGGGGTGAAAATGACGATTAATGCCTATCAAACCCAAGATTATCAACATGGTATAGATTTGAGATTTGATGCAGATACAGATCGTATTATTAAGAAATGGTGTAAGATAAATAATATAGGTAGTAAACAATATAATTTAGGATTTGTGGATTATCTTGGAAACGCAACGTTTCATGATAGAATGCAATATTGGTTGGAATTCTATAAAGAAAGTTTGATAGTAAAATTGATTCGCCTAGTAAAAAGAATATTGAATCGTTGA
- a CDS encoding Coenzyme F420 hydrogenase/dehydrogenase, beta subunit C-terminal domain, whose protein sequence is MIDIKDKKDCCGCNACYDACPKDAIRLNTDIEGFWYPEVDKNKCINCGLCDKVCPQLHVDELKHNEFEKPVCFAAIHKNIETRFASTTGGLFSALAEQMYEEGGYVGGAIYREDWSVAHFISNNPDDLQRIRQSKYSQSDTRGFYKEVKRLLLTGEKVLVCGSPCQMAALRRFLGKDYPSLIIVDYICKSITSPLFYQKYLDFWERKAGSKLISFKFKDKELGWRNLVKRFDFKNGKTMYSRAQDNDLYSTAYHGHIVSRPSCYDCKFKGFPRMADITIADFWGCEKKNEYRELDDNAGTSAVIVNNSRGLDFFKKIEKHIRCVPADINDMIPGNPALLHSEKYPTANRTEFFRELNEKSIEEAVEKHLTYFGQTTGHGFKHKLRLYLRVWRTALKHSQYKPSVFFQFIRLNVFCKNVKTDWQNEGVIYPTPFTIIELQKGSLLELHGPLVVGSKKVKKSHEETRLLLERDARMIVNEDSHFDYGSDVEVFPNAELIMGHCGTNHNCTIICGKRIEMQGRVSLGRDVSIRDTNAHLIAIEGYKILRPVIIENHVWLCSGATICPGVKIKAGAVVGANSYVIQNVPAHSLVSGNPAKVVMKNIAWKL, encoded by the coding sequence ATGATTGACATAAAAGACAAGAAAGATTGTTGTGGCTGTAACGCATGTTATGATGCCTGCCCTAAAGATGCAATCCGTTTGAATACGGATATTGAAGGATTTTGGTATCCAGAGGTGGATAAAAATAAATGCATAAATTGTGGTTTGTGTGACAAGGTGTGCCCTCAACTCCATGTTGATGAGTTAAAGCATAACGAGTTTGAAAAACCTGTATGTTTTGCAGCCATTCACAAGAATATCGAAACACGATTTGCAAGTACTACAGGTGGATTGTTCTCTGCATTGGCAGAACAGATGTATGAAGAAGGCGGTTATGTTGGGGGAGCTATATATCGTGAAGATTGGAGTGTAGCTCATTTCATTAGCAACAATCCAGATGATTTGCAGCGTATTCGTCAAAGTAAGTATTCACAGAGTGATACTCGTGGCTTCTATAAAGAAGTGAAACGTTTATTGCTGACAGGAGAGAAGGTTCTTGTTTGTGGTTCACCTTGTCAAATGGCAGCCTTGCGCAGATTTTTGGGTAAAGATTATCCGTCCCTTATAATAGTTGATTACATTTGTAAGAGTATCACTTCACCTTTGTTCTATCAAAAGTATCTTGACTTTTGGGAACGTAAAGCTGGCAGTAAGTTAATTTCCTTTAAGTTCAAGGATAAGGAACTTGGTTGGCGTAATCTTGTAAAACGGTTCGACTTTAAGAATGGTAAAACTATGTATAGTCGGGCTCAGGACAACGACCTATATAGTACTGCCTATCATGGTCATATCGTAAGTCGCCCCTCATGCTATGATTGTAAATTTAAGGGATTCCCACGTATGGCAGATATTACTATTGCTGATTTTTGGGGATGTGAAAAGAAAAATGAATATCGAGAACTTGACGATAATGCTGGAACTTCAGCGGTAATAGTGAACAATAGTCGTGGACTTGACTTTTTTAAGAAGATAGAGAAACATATACGTTGTGTTCCTGCTGATATCAATGATATGATTCCAGGAAATCCTGCATTACTTCACTCGGAGAAATACCCGACAGCCAATCGTACAGAATTCTTTAGAGAGCTCAATGAAAAGTCAATAGAGGAGGCTGTTGAAAAACACCTTACTTATTTTGGTCAGACGACTGGACATGGTTTCAAACATAAGTTGAGATTATATTTAAGAGTATGGCGTACCGCTTTAAAACACAGTCAATACAAGCCATCTGTATTCTTTCAGTTTATCCGTTTGAATGTGTTTTGTAAGAATGTAAAAACTGATTGGCAGAACGAAGGTGTTATTTACCCAACACCTTTTACTATCATAGAATTACAGAAAGGTTCGCTTTTGGAACTTCATGGTCCATTGGTTGTAGGTAGTAAAAAAGTAAAAAAATCGCATGAGGAGACACGTCTTTTATTAGAGCGTGATGCTCGCATGATTGTTAATGAAGATAGTCATTTTGACTATGGTAGTGATGTTGAGGTTTTCCCTAATGCAGAATTAATCATGGGGCATTGTGGTACAAATCACAATTGTACGATTATATGTGGTAAACGTATCGAAATGCAAGGACGTGTTTCTTTAGGTCGTGATGTCAGCATCCGTGACACAAATGCTCATTTGATAGCCATTGAAGGTTATAAGATATTACGACCAGTAATTATAGAGAACCACGTATGGTTATGCTCGGGTGCTACAATTTGTCCCGGTGTAAAGATTAAGGCAGGAGCAGTTGTTGGAGCAAATTCATACGTTATTCAGAATGTGCCTGCACATTCATTGGTTAGCGGAAACCCAGCAAAAGTGGTAATGAAAAATATTGCTTGGAAATTGTAA
- a CDS encoding SDR family NAD(P)-dependent oxidoreductase: MFNPFSLEGKTILVTGASSGIGRQCAISCSQMGAKVVIIGRNEDRLKETESQLEGSGHLVISYDLTDLKHQKELVVDIVNKMGLIDGLVNCAGISTTLPYKLMSPGKVDEFFKTNVFATIELTRQVLGVKNVNKQGASVIFFASVMGVVGENAKSLYSFTKGALISGCRSMAIEYATKKIRINVISPGVVETAINKNQPYLADPDRRKVTESLHPLGIGTTEDIANACIYLLSDASKWITGQNLIVDGGYTIK, from the coding sequence ATGTTTAATCCTTTTTCGCTTGAAGGCAAGACTATTCTTGTCACAGGTGCCAGTAGTGGCATCGGTCGCCAATGTGCCATATCCTGTTCACAAATGGGGGCAAAAGTGGTTATAATAGGACGTAATGAAGATCGTTTAAAAGAAACTGAATCCCAACTTGAAGGTTCAGGGCATCTGGTTATAAGCTATGATTTAACAGACCTTAAGCATCAGAAGGAACTTGTGGTGGATATAGTGAATAAGATGGGGTTAATTGACGGACTAGTCAATTGCGCTGGTATATCCACAACTTTACCATACAAATTGATGAGTCCAGGAAAAGTTGATGAATTTTTTAAGACTAATGTCTTTGCAACCATTGAACTGACGAGACAGGTTCTTGGCGTAAAGAATGTCAATAAACAAGGAGCAAGTGTGATATTTTTTGCATCTGTTATGGGCGTCGTGGGAGAGAATGCAAAATCATTATATAGCTTTACGAAAGGTGCCTTAATATCCGGTTGTCGTTCAATGGCAATAGAGTATGCCACCAAGAAAATTAGGATAAATGTCATTTCGCCGGGAGTAGTAGAAACCGCTATCAATAAGAATCAACCTTATCTAGCAGATCCAGATAGACGTAAGGTAACGGAATCGTTGCATCCTCTTGGTATTGGAACGACCGAGGATATTGCCAACGCGTGTATATATCTTCTGAGTGATGCCTCAAAATGGATTACTGGACAGAATTTGATAGTAGATGGTGGATATACAATCAAATAA
- a CDS encoding 3-oxoacyl-ACP synthase III family protein, with translation MAILSFKGIGITAMAGAVPKQVINNYEYTEFFPADQVKEVVDKVGVFERRFADSETCSSDLCFAAAQKLFADNDIDREEIDLLVFISQTQDYRMPATSITLQHRLGLKNSCIAFDVNLGCSAFLYGMSVVFSMMQTGNIRKALILDGETRSKVYGPRDRRSAFIFGDGGVAALVELDSRFGTTTLSMNSDGSRADLIMIKAGGYRHMSTPETLKEKVVDEYGNMRSDEQGYMKGGDVFNFVIREIPRDIKQTLEFANTKTEDLDYIVFHQANNFINSYIAKKMKLDTSKIPHTIEKFGNTSSVSVPLTIVSELKGKLNGQKTLLLSAFGVGMTWATGIVPFVDTKISDIVEVEKGQPVDEFLRRDYTPIEKESEESETKPHKD, from the coding sequence ATGGCAATATTAAGTTTTAAAGGAATCGGTATAACAGCAATGGCTGGTGCAGTTCCAAAACAGGTGATAAACAATTACGAATATACCGAGTTCTTCCCTGCTGACCAAGTAAAGGAAGTAGTAGACAAAGTTGGTGTATTTGAACGCAGGTTTGCAGACAGCGAGACTTGCTCATCTGACTTATGTTTTGCAGCTGCACAGAAATTATTTGCAGACAACGATATCGATAGGGAAGAGATTGACCTGCTAGTATTTATCTCACAAACTCAGGATTATCGTATGCCAGCAACAAGCATCACATTGCAACATCGTCTTGGACTAAAAAATAGTTGTATTGCATTTGATGTGAACCTCGGATGCTCGGCATTTCTCTATGGCATGTCTGTAGTCTTTAGTATGATGCAGACTGGAAATATTAGGAAAGCTCTTATCTTGGATGGTGAAACTCGTAGTAAGGTATATGGCCCTCGTGATCGTCGTAGTGCATTTATATTTGGAGACGGAGGTGTAGCTGCTTTGGTGGAGCTAGATTCTAGATTTGGAACAACAACTCTTTCAATGAATTCTGATGGCTCTCGTGCAGATCTTATCATGATTAAGGCTGGTGGTTACCGTCATATGTCCACACCAGAAACTTTAAAGGAAAAAGTAGTTGACGAGTATGGAAATATGCGTAGTGACGAACAGGGGTATATGAAGGGTGGCGATGTGTTTAACTTTGTAATTCGTGAAATCCCTCGTGATATCAAGCAAACTCTTGAGTTCGCTAATACTAAAACGGAAGATTTGGATTATATTGTTTTTCATCAAGCTAATAACTTCATCAATTCGTATATTGCGAAGAAGATGAAACTTGATACGTCAAAGATTCCTCACACTATTGAGAAGTTTGGAAATACATCCTCTGTATCAGTTCCTTTGACTATCGTTAGTGAGTTGAAAGGGAAACTAAATGGTCAGAAAACACTTTTGTTAAGTGCTTTTGGCGTAGGTATGACGTGGGCTACAGGAATTGTTCCATTTGTTGATACAAAGATATCCGATATTGTAGAAGTTGAAAAAGGTCAGCCTGTTGATGAATTTCTCCGTCGTGACTATACTCCTATTGAGAAAGAATCAGAAGAGTCAGAAACAAAACCACATAAAGACTAA
- a CDS encoding phosphopantetheine-binding protein has product MKINEFIAKFAEAIEVDNVEALTAETEFRELDEWSSLSVMLLIAFYDEEFGKELTQAQIKSANTLQDLYNIAIA; this is encoded by the coding sequence ATGAAAATTAATGAATTTATTGCAAAGTTTGCAGAAGCAATTGAAGTTGATAACGTAGAGGCTTTGACAGCTGAAACAGAGTTCCGTGAATTAGATGAGTGGTCGTCATTGTCTGTAATGCTTCTTATTGCTTTCTATGACGAGGAGTTCGGTAAAGAACTAACACAGGCTCAAATAAAGAGTGCAAATACTCTTCAAGATTTGTATAACATTGCAATTGCATAA
- a CDS encoding glycosyltransferase family 2 protein: MNDCILTVLILAYNHEQYIRQTLDGVLNQKTSFRFKILITDDASTDRTEAIIREYIDNYPNKIIPVFNSKNIGLNPTLKIAFPLIDTKYTCLLGGDDYWIDEYKIEKEVGYLEAHPDTSYVHTGLKQWIEDEQKWGAIINHWEWEMPKDRKKRLVSFLNHDFTYYPCASTCCYRTEILTKCNNTFPQLLDLTIGEGMLLHASMCIYGVKFHYIPDLTTVYRVRSHSLSHNTDIRETLKYKMRYPKRKIIVFNLFNIDEKQYRHVIYKNLDDAFVFSYSNKILDFFHEELMSYEIDDILKNKYLIVTSNAFYSYVYKRYLKIKTLILRLFTCFYH; encoded by the coding sequence ATGAATGATTGTATTCTGACTGTTTTAATTCTCGCATATAATCATGAGCAATATATACGCCAAACATTGGATGGAGTTTTGAATCAGAAAACTTCATTTCGATTCAAGATTCTTATAACTGATGATGCAAGTACAGATAGAACAGAGGCGATTATTCGTGAATATATAGATAATTACCCTAACAAAATTATACCTGTATTCAATTCAAAAAATATTGGCTTAAATCCAACGTTAAAAATTGCATTTCCTTTAATTGACACGAAATATACATGTCTTTTAGGAGGAGATGATTATTGGATAGATGAATATAAAATAGAAAAAGAGGTTGGTTATCTAGAGGCACATCCTGATACCTCATACGTGCATACAGGATTAAAACAGTGGATTGAAGATGAACAAAAATGGGGGGCAATTATTAATCATTGGGAGTGGGAAATGCCTAAAGATAGGAAAAAGCGATTAGTCTCATTCCTTAATCATGATTTTACCTATTATCCATGTGCATCAACTTGTTGTTATAGAACAGAGATTCTGACGAAGTGTAATAATACATTCCCCCAATTGCTGGATTTAACCATAGGTGAAGGAATGTTGTTACATGCTTCAATGTGTATTTATGGTGTAAAATTTCACTATATACCAGATTTGACAACGGTATATAGAGTGAGGAGTCATTCATTATCGCACAATACTGATATAAGAGAAACGTTAAAATACAAAATGAGGTATCCTAAAAGAAAGATTATAGTATTTAATTTATTTAATATTGATGAAAAGCAATATCGTCATGTTATTTATAAGAATCTAGACGACGCTTTTGTTTTTTCTTATTCAAATAAAATTCTAGATTTTTTTCATGAAGAATTGATGTCTTATGAAATAGATGATATTTTAAAAAATAAATACCTAATTGTTACCTCAAATGCTTTTTACTCATATGTCTACAAGCGATATTTGAAAATTAAAACACTAATTTTGCGATTGTTTACATGTTTCTATCATTAA
- a CDS encoding DegT/DnrJ/EryC1/StrS family aminotransferase, with product MNIPFLSLKDVTALHGAEINEAVSRVVNGGWYLQGKENEKFEENYSKFIGTKYTIGCANGLDALIWIFRAYIEMGVMQPGDEVIVPANTYIATILGITENGLVPVLCEPKPNTLEIDDDLIEGLITPKTKAIAIVHLYGRIAYTEKIGELCKKYNLKLVEDCAQSHGCKFTDGRVTGSIGDAAGHSFYPGKNLGALGDGGAVTTNDPELAAAVRALANYGSQKKYVFKYAGRNSRLDEIQAAVLDVKLKYLVEDNQHRKEVAHYYYEHINNPLITLPDLLPDEQNAYHLFPIIVKGKENRDRFHDYLEENGVGTVCHYPIAPHKQECYAKEAWNVPQLSLSITERLADEELSLPIGPAIKLEDVAQVVMLINRFI from the coding sequence ATGAATATACCTTTTTTATCATTAAAAGACGTAACAGCTCTTCATGGAGCTGAGATTAACGAAGCTGTAAGCCGTGTAGTGAATGGAGGCTGGTACCTTCAGGGAAAAGAAAACGAGAAGTTTGAAGAGAACTACTCTAAGTTTATTGGTACTAAATACACCATTGGTTGTGCTAATGGTTTGGATGCTCTCATCTGGATATTTCGTGCATACATCGAGATGGGCGTGATGCAGCCTGGTGATGAGGTGATTGTACCAGCAAATACTTATATCGCTACCATCTTAGGTATTACAGAGAATGGACTGGTACCTGTTCTTTGTGAGCCAAAGCCTAATACACTGGAGATAGATGATGACCTGATTGAAGGCTTAATTACACCCAAGACCAAGGCGATAGCCATTGTACACCTGTATGGTCGTATTGCCTATACAGAGAAGATAGGTGAACTTTGCAAGAAGTACAACTTGAAGTTGGTTGAGGACTGTGCCCAGAGTCATGGTTGTAAGTTCACTGATGGTAGAGTAACAGGTTCAATAGGTGATGCAGCTGGTCATAGTTTCTATCCCGGTAAGAACCTTGGCGCTCTTGGTGATGGAGGTGCTGTAACTACTAATGACCCAGAGCTTGCTGCTGCAGTACGTGCGTTAGCTAATTACGGTTCGCAAAAGAAATATGTATTCAAGTATGCAGGTCGCAACAGTCGCTTGGATGAAATCCAGGCTGCTGTTTTGGATGTGAAGTTGAAATATCTGGTAGAGGATAATCAGCATCGTAAGGAGGTTGCCCATTACTACTATGAGCATATCAATAATCCTTTGATTACGTTGCCAGATTTGCTGCCCGATGAACAGAATGCATACCATCTGTTCCCAATTATTGTGAAGGGTAAAGAGAATCGTGATAGATTTCATGATTATCTGGAGGAGAATGGAGTAGGAACTGTTTGCCATTATCCAATAGCGCCACACAAGCAGGAATGCTATGCCAAGGAGGCATGGAATGTACCTCAGTTGAGCCTGTCTATCACAGAAAGACTTGCAGACGAGGAACTATCACTTCCGATAGGACCGGCAATAAAATTGGAAGATGTTGCACAAGTTGTCATGTTAATTAATCGCTTTATTTAA
- a CDS encoding acyltransferase, protein MIHKLADCMNENVPESTKIWQFCVIFPKAQIGENCNICSHCLIENDVVIGNNVTIKCGVQIWDGITLEDNVMIGSNVTFTNDMYPRSKNKDWTLLKTHVCKGATIGAGCVILPGITIGEGAFVAAGSVVTKDVPAGELWLGNPARFYRKVDF, encoded by the coding sequence ATGATACATAAATTGGCCGATTGTATGAACGAGAATGTGCCAGAGAGTACGAAGATCTGGCAGTTCTGTGTGATATTCCCTAAAGCTCAGATAGGGGAGAATTGTAATATTTGCTCACATTGTCTGATTGAGAACGATGTGGTGATAGGAAATAATGTCACCATTAAATGTGGCGTACAAATTTGGGATGGAATCACGTTGGAGGATAACGTGATGATTGGTTCTAATGTGACGTTTACAAATGATATGTATCCACGTTCTAAGAACAAAGACTGGACTTTGCTAAAAACTCATGTCTGCAAAGGTGCAACCATTGGAGCGGGATGTGTTATTCTTCCCGGCATAACTATTGGTGAAGGTGCTTTTGTGGCTGCTGGTTCAGTTGTTACAAAGGATGTGCCTGCTGGCGAATTGTGGTTGGGTAATCCTGCAAGGTTCTATCGTAAGGTTGACTTTTAG
- a CDS encoding sugar 3,4-ketoisomerase yields MASYSVFDCTIVELDKHHSDRKGNLTVVQNGTTFPFDVKRVYYLYDVPGGESRGSHAHRDLEQLIVAASGSFTVTLDDGKCKRTFFLNRPYQGLYVKPGLWRDLEDFSSGAVCMVLASEVYQADDYIRDYDDFLEFRKR; encoded by the coding sequence ATGGCAAGTTATAGTGTTTTTGATTGTACAATAGTTGAACTTGATAAGCATCATAGTGACCGCAAAGGAAACTTGACAGTGGTACAGAATGGCACTACTTTTCCATTTGATGTGAAAAGAGTCTATTATTTATATGATGTACCTGGAGGAGAAAGTCGTGGGTCTCATGCACATAGAGATTTGGAACAACTGATTGTGGCAGCATCTGGTTCTTTTACAGTAACATTAGATGACGGAAAATGCAAACGTACCTTCTTTCTGAATAGGCCTTACCAGGGACTCTACGTAAAGCCAGGGCTTTGGCGTGATTTAGAAGATTTTTCTTCAGGAGCAGTCTGTATGGTGTTGGCCTCCGAAGTATATCAAGCCGATGACTATATACGTGATTACGATGATTTTTTAGAATTTAGAAAGAGATGA
- a CDS encoding sugar 3,4-ketoisomerase, translated as MASIDDVKIIELPKFLDARGNLSFAEQNNHIPFEIKRTYWIYDVPGGEDRGGHAFRENQEVVIALSGAVDVIVDDGVSQKTFRLDRSYYGLYIPKGLWRTMECFSTNSFALEFGSVAYSADDYIRDYDEFLKLKKDGKL; from the coding sequence ATGGCGAGTATAGACGATGTAAAAATAATAGAGCTACCCAAGTTCTTGGATGCCAGAGGTAACTTATCCTTTGCAGAACAGAATAATCATATACCTTTTGAAATCAAAAGGACATATTGGATTTATGATGTTCCTGGAGGAGAAGATAGAGGCGGTCATGCCTTCCGTGAGAATCAGGAAGTGGTGATAGCTCTTTCGGGGGCAGTTGATGTAATTGTCGATGATGGAGTTTCTCAGAAGACGTTTAGGCTGGATAGATCGTATTATGGTCTATACATACCGAAGGGCTTGTGGCGTACAATGGAGTGTTTTTCAACAAACTCGTTTGCTTTGGAGTTCGGATCTGTGGCGTATTCTGCTGACGACTATATTCGTGACTACGATGAATTCTTAAAATTGAAGAAAGATGGCAAGTTATAG